The window CAAAACCACATGGGCACTCCTGAGGCCGGGAAACCTTTAAAGCTCTTGATGTCTTGCAGGCATGAAAGGGAGAGACCTAAAGTAGCCTTTAAGGTTGTGTTATTGTTTATTGCTGTTTACTCTGCTTTCGCTCCTCTTTCTCATTCTCTCGTGCACCTCTCCCCGTGGCTCCAACACCTCCCCTCTACCTTCCTTTTGCCCTGCCTTCCTCTGCCCCCTGACCCATAGTTCCTGTGTTAATGTCCTCTCGCTGCGTTTCGTGGGCTTGCCTCTGATTGTCTCGTTGTGTTGTGTGGTCACCACGGAAACcttggataggctccagcaatTGAGGCTGACACACATTCAGGCACGCACcgaacacacacagatgcacacagacacagacgcgggcacgcacacacactcatggcCAGAGAGTTTTTTGAGCTCAGAGCCTTCCTGCAGGTCTGGAGTGGAATGCTTAATAGAGACAGAGAGATAGAaagagcaggagagggaggattGGTGTATGGGCAGGGACTAAATGAAACTCTCCTCAGCAGCTGCACCCCGAGCTCTGTCCGTCCGCCGAAACAAGTCATTAAAGCTACCTGCGAAAACACCTATTTAAATTAAAGAGAACCTCTGCAACGAATTGCTTGTTGAGATTGATTAATCTCCCAATCGAGCATTCAAGATGCCACCCATCACGTCCCGGGGCAGCTCGTAAATGTACAGAGAGGACAAAGAAGAGGGGCGGGAAGAAGTGTCAATGATCAGGCTAGCACAAAAATTAAAGACTAATCTATCTCTTTAAAGACGTCCACATGTCtcacagagaaagaggaggGGTGCGAGGGTGGAGGACTTGGGTGGGAGGTGGGGGGCAGAAGTGGGGCAGAGGGCAGAATTCCCCAGCAGCACGTCTGTGGACTGAAGCGTGGGGAGGAGGAGAGGTGTAGGTGcgcttgttgtgtgtgtgtgtgtgtgtgtgtgtgtgtgtgtgtgtgtcgtgtgTGTAAGCGTTGGGGCAAGCTCCTGCATGGGGGCTGGGGCCCCTGTCACTTATCAGCTCTGGCTGAGCGTCGCCCAGGGCTAGAGTCGGAAAGCAGCGCTGGAATGTGTGTCCTTCCCTCTGAAGGTGAAGCCAGAGGAGAGCGGACGGAGACACAGGGAAGAgttataaacacaaaaacacgcgTGCATGTATTAGCTGCAGAAGACTTTGATGTTCTTGAAACCATCCTCAAATCATATGGACTGTCTCAACATATATAGGTTTATTTCTTGCACCGGCTCTGCCATCCTACCTTCATTATCTGGAGTGTTAACAGTTTCTATAACTTTAACTAAGAAATAAAAATCTCAAGATTCAGGATTTATTTTTGCTGCCAAAAGAGGAGAAAACCCACGCGATCACAGGGTGAAGCTCCACACAGAAGGACAGGTCCAAACCCAGGAACCTCTTTCTGTGAGGCAACACAGGTTTCACTTTTTGTGCAGAGTCCCAGTTAACAGTAAGACTCATTTTCAGATTTACAGGCTTTCAGTGTTTACGTTTTCAAGCATgaactgattttgtttttctccacgCAGATGTTACACCTGTTTGTTTCCAAAAAAGTCTGTTTCCTGCCAAAagaaactgaagagaaaactggTGAGAAATATGGATTTTTCTCACCAACATTAATTACCAGATTATTTGTTATAAATACATCAACACTGTGAAAAATACCAGGGTTTAATTGCCATTTTATTTGTTCACTCACAATTTCTGCCAAGAAGGTTTTGTGGTTGGTTTGGTTTCATTGTTTCTCTGTTTATTAGGAGGATTACTCAAACATTTTAGCAGAGGTGGGACTTGGCCCAAAATTTCATGCCACATCTTCACAGATAGGTATTTAATTGaaatatggggggggggggggggggggggggggggttaatgtCTTATTGTTTTCAAGAAAATATCACAAACTGATCTGCGTTCATATCCTCTTGGATCCAGGAACTCGATCCATGTATAGCAAgactttcttttgcttttgtcGAGATACACGGACTTGGATACTCTTGTTCTTACCCAACCTCTTACCTGACGAATGTAAAACCTTTAATCTTTTTAAGCCATTTAAAATTTATCAAAGATGGGATAACGGCATCCTGTCAATATCCAGAACCTGAGACTTTTAAATTGGATTTCGTCTTATCCTCCTGGGTTAGCCTAAACCATACTGGCTTGTCATGACATCCAGTCTACCTGTGTAAAACATTTACAGCATGAATGCTCCAGTGTTAGATTTCAGAGTTTTATGTTCCTCGCTGTAGCTGTAAATCCAAATTTATACTGTCACTAATACAAAGTTAGTTATTCTTTGGGAAAGCGAGGCGTGAGCCACGGTAACTGCTCAGGATGCATGAACCCTTGTCATTACCCGCATTCAAATGAAAACAGCTGAGGCATGAGCCTCATCTTTGttggcctcctcctcctgttgGAACAAGCTTCCTGCCATTGTCAAGGACAGACACTGTGTCAGTATTTTTGCTCCGGAGTCGAACACATTTATTCAGCACTGTGTTCAACCCACCTCAACTCCCACCACACCAGCTGTTCTTTTGGGTTTCCTTTCCCTTTCTTCCCTCTACATTTTGCTCTTATTCACTGTCGTGCTAGCGCCCAGGGAGCATAGATGTAGCCACTAATCTAACCACCAAAGTGGGTGAAGACACACATGCCACCAAACTTCTACAATACATCTTTGCAGCCAGATCCACAtttaactaaaaacaaacaagaaaaacaaaaaacaaaacaacaacacactttGTCTTTTTGCGACATTCTCACGAGTGTGTGGGTTTGACCGCCAAAAATCTGTAATGATCTTGAATGTTTACaataatcagaaaaaaaaggggCGGGGGGCAGGAAATATTTTCAGGATTGTTCCCCCCAcccattttatataaaatgctaaaaacatGTGGCTAAACCAATAGACAGTCACACAGCTATGAGGAAGTTCCTGTTAAGGTGCTAGGAACTTGGTTTTGTTGTATGGCTTTCTAAAGGAAACTGACTCTGTCGACATCTGCCTGGTATAAACTTAAGTTGACCCAATAAAACTGCTGCAATCACCGTTGAAAggaaaaatgtgattttatttaggtttctttgtttcttccaaatttaaaaaaaatggttcTGGAGGAAGCCAGCCTTCAAGTTCATGTTGCAGTGAGCGTGTGGTGTAGGGAGAGCATATTTCCAGCAGAGGGACCTTTATGGAGATGAGATTTTCTGCTCAACTGGACTTTTCTTTCCCTACAGTATCACTGATTTCCACTGGATGGTGCTAACTTCACCCTTACAATGACCATTTTTATACTTAACTGGGTCACTGTGTGGTACATGAGCTTCCAACAGGTATATTAGATATTACAACGATAACTCGAGAAAGATTCAAACAAGAAGTTGGTTCATCTctacaacataaaaaaaactccCCATTTTATTTAACACTGGCACAAAAGGAAAGGAGGAGCAGACCCATAAAAgactaaaagagaaacaaaaacactgatacATTACCCTAACAGGAAGACCTCATCTCAGCCCAAATTGAAACAAAATTAATATAATATACACAATACTGTACAAAAGTCTCGTTTCACACCTTATTTCGTTCCATTTTGGTTGCAACAAGCCAGACTTCTCCATGCTTTCTGGAGGTCTTTCAAGGCTTTTATTTGAATGATGAATTTTAATAATTTGCTGAACCCATTTCCCTTTTTcctagaaaaatataaagaaatgacgaGTGActcgagacttttgcacagtaatgCAGCTTTGAAGAACAACCTTTGCCAAGATTGACACAGAAAGATAGATAGGGCATTATTTACAAAaccttttgttttaattttttgacTGGTATCCTTTGTTATTACTAAATTACCACTTAACAAAGGCATATGTTTACACTTTTATCCACATTTATGTTGCCTCCATGAAATAACACAGAAGAACAAGTTGAGTTTTAAGTAGTCATTCTAGGGAACTaatattttagttttactgCTGGCAGATAATTCTCCTTCACATTTTTCCTTGACTTCATGATATTTTTCATCAAGgtcaaaaaaaaattttttttcttcttttttgtatttgctCACAAACTTAGCACGACGCTCTGAAGAAAAGACTGGAGAATAAAGTATCTGGAGAGGAAGGGCTGGGGAGAGGATGGAATGAGAGGCAAAAAAATGAGAGGAGAGAAGAGCAGAGCAAACACCCCTGCTGGCCACCAATTTCCATCAGGAAATTGGTTTtcacatttagattttttttttttgggggggggagggggaatTGGACCCTCAAATCCAGCAGATTTGGTCCCACCAAATGTCGACTGCATTGCCACGGCTGTTGACAAATTAATTGTTGACAGAAACTGATCACAATAGAGAAGCTATCAAAAGAGCAGGTGTGCACGAGCAACATGTTACAAGGGGACAAATCCCAGTCGCGTACGTTTTCccctgctttttttcccctctaggCAGGCCTCTTTTACTCTGCCAGTCCATAAAGATTCCAGGGGGCTGAGGCACTATTTGGCGAGCACATTGGGTTTCAGGAAATAAATCCTTCTTCcttgctgcagcacagagaaatTTATCTAGTATGAACTTTGTTCAGACTGGTTCTGCTCAGCTCTCCAAAGCTATTATTACTCTTAGAGAAAAAGCTGCGGCTGGCTCAGAGAGCGGTGGTGATTGTCACGTAAGGCAGTAACCATGTTGTGAACTCAATTTTAAACCCATATGTTTAAAACTGGAGTCCAGGCTTTCCGCAACAAATGAAACTTAGCCAGAAATAAGAATCATGGACTTCCCACGAATCTAGATTAGTTTATCCACGGTGACACTGATCATAATCAGTATGGTTGCTTTTGCTTATTGGATTACAGGAAAACCGAGAAAATAAAAAGGTAGAAGGGGTACAAGCCCCTCCCACCTGATACTGTGAAAGATGGATGGCACACCATACAGTTTTCCCAGTACATCACAGGGGTTAAAACAATACCATGTCATCAATTCACTCCAACCTTAGATGTGTCATGTACTTTTAACTCTGAGTTAAATTCACTCACCTTTACCACCCGGTGACTCCTGTGGCTTCTGGGGTTCTTTTGACTGCAGGCTCCCTTTGGTTGATGACGTCATGCCAGAGTCTATTTTGACAGCGCTGCCGGGAGAAGAGTATGGCACGACGGTAGCCAGCCTCAGATTTGTGAGGCCAGGTCTCGTGTTGACATAGTCTGGTGCTGCATTTGCAGAAGCCGGTCTCGTCTTGACAGCGTTAGCTCTCGTGGGAGGCCTGGAGCAGATGGAGGGCTGGGGAACTGACTTCTCCTCGGTTGCATTGGCTGACTTCAACTCGAGCTGCAGAGTGAGGAGTGACAAAAGAGAAGCGGGGAGTGCGATCGGTGTTGACAGCTAATTCACATACAGTGGAATTACTGTCATGTTTGATTAAATCATTGGATAAATGATTCACTAAATTAGAATCCTCCAGTGACAACATGGTGCCGGAATGAAACACGCAGAACTATGACCACTGATTAAGAGTTTAAGGATGTTTGGAGAGAAAATTATAAGGTGACTTGAAAATCAAGCAGCCTTGCTAATCTTGCCTCCTGATCTTACGCCTTCTTAATCAACAATCtcactctctcctcctccctcaCGACGACTCCTTCGCTCTCTAAATCAACTGGAGAAAAGCTGCAGCGGCGTTAGCAACAGCCACATCACCAAAGCGCCCCCGTTTCCTTTCTCCTCCAGGAACAAATCATTCAATCTATAAACAAGGCATTCAACCAAATTATGAATCCTATAAAGAAAGGCTTATGCTGTGAATTCTTGGCTGTCACACTTGCCAAACCTCCTAAGGTGTGAATGCTTTCTTGCCATGTGCACATGGGGTGGGCCAAAGATGTGCTGGGGCCTGTAATGGAGAGAGGCTGGTATGGATATAAGATGTGAGGGAGAGAAATTTCTGTCTGTGGCaaagaggaggggaaaaaagaagaagaaaaaaaatggaacaGAGGAGAGCTCACGCGCCCAAACCTCAGGAGACTATCCCACAATCCCATCCATCTGCGACTGACGCATTCTCTATCTCTGGCGTTTTAATTCCCTGATCAAGTTCATCAACCATCTGTTCTAGGGCAGTCCAGAAATCCTGCCTTGTCTCTGTGATTCAGCTGTTCTTGCAAAGCgtgtcacctgcacacacacacacacgcacacacacacacacacacacacacacacacacacacacacacacacacacacacacacacacttgtatgCACATAAACGCAGAAGAAAGCAAGGGGATATAGCAAGCCTACTCCCCAGACGACACAAGGCTGGAGCGGCGATGGAGCGAGTGGGAGGACAGGACAGTTCAGCTGTTCCCCGGAGAGAGAACTGTGAGGGGTGCGGCAGCTTAGACAAGCGGGAGCACAGAGAAGGAGAATGCTGGGAGAAAGATGATCTGCAGAGAGGCTGGGAGCGAGGGGACAGCTGGCCCCAACCACCATTTCCTGTGACTCAGAGGGTAGGACTGCCACAAAAAGTCATATAGGCACTCTGTGGTGGTTGTGCTTCAAAGAGCTAGAGATTTTACTGCACATCGTATACAGCACCTTGCTGAAACATgtcttttaaagtgtttttctgcACAGGTATGCAAACATTTCCTTtcttaaaaatatttcaaaaagcTAGAATGAGATCAAAACACCTGCAATGACTTTAATTCACAGATACCTTTGCAGTTGCTGTAGGCGGTGAATGCTCGCTCACTGACACCTGTGGGTTTAACAAAGACATTACATGAGTGATCTAGGCCATGATGCAGTGTGAGAGCACACAGCTCTGTTAGTGCAGGCAGTTACTCCAACTCACCGGCAGAGGGAGTAAAGTGCTCGCCTCCTCACTTTTCCCCTGctgggagagaaagagacacaGTTAGTGCTGATGGCGACTCGTCATCTTCCTCAACTTTTAGAGCTCAGTGCTTGGAATAAGCTCTTAAATCTATACTTAAAGGAGTTTAAGAAATAGAGATGAGATAAAATACTTAATTGTGTGAatatatttcaaattaaaagttgcttttaagaaaaaaaacatctgtgcggtggttttgtttctgcaggaaaaacaatgaTGGGCTCTTATTTCCACTGAATGAGCAGCAAGCAGCTTTAGCTTTAGAGAAATATCATGGTCAGGCCAGATGAGACTGTGTACGCTGGCTCGCTGTGGCTCAGTGTGTGCATGGTTGCCATGACAACACAGCAAATCTCTTTTTGAGATAGcatggaaaaaggaaaaaaaaaaaaaaaaggaggcacCCACCAGcacccccaacacacacacacacacacacaccaaaactaATACACTGctgtgcacatacacacacacctaaaaTATCACCAGGTCAGAAATCATCAGCACATTATTTTGACACAGAAACAGGGCAGCGATTGATTTTCACCAGCTATGCTCAAGAACCTAATGGAAAGTTTCCACAAACTGCTCTGCGGGTATGAGAAGTGAAAATGACTCCACCACAGTGTTGAGATTGAGATGGAAATATTGAGTTGAATGGATAAAAGATAAAGAGCACCGTGAAACTTTATTTTATGTCGATCTGAAAGCCCACTCCATctcagtcatttttattatACACGATGTTTTGATCAACTTTAACATATTTATTAggtgtatgtttttatttaaatcaagAGGCGATAGCAgtgtttaatattaaaaaataattatgactttttttttctccaaccaAAATGATTTGATTTTTAAGGATCACAGAGAGCTACACACACCTTTAGATTCAGGGAGACGTCGGGTTGCGTTTTAGAAAGGAGGTTCTCTCTCTCAGTCTTGACAGGTTCCGTGTTTTTTCTGTCCTTCAGTATAGTTTGATGGCTGGAAAACATAAACAGAATGTGTCACGTATAAAACCCAACCAAATCTCCTTAAATGACAGTCTGTTagcaacacatgcacacaaaaaaagaaaaacaaaaaactgaaacactgaTTCTTCTGTTACACGTTGTTCTCTGCCTTTAatcttaattatttaaaaaaaacaaaaaaacatcactgTCTGTTTTGTATTACAAATGTGTATTACCTCGTGTTGTTCTGCAGGCTTGGAGTCTTCTTCTCTCCAAATCCTGAGCAGATGAATTTGGAGCTCAGCTCATCCACCTCCCCAATCACAACAACCGCCACGTCCCCATCCCGGCCGAGCTGCCAGCTGACACTCTTATTGTTGGCTGTTAAAAACACGAACACACTTAAACATTACAAGTCAACTAGCTactgaaacaaaactgaaagtgCTTTTGAATTTCCCTCAGTGaacctgtcaaaaaaaaaaaaaaaaaatgaaaatgtgggATATGCCTACAAATCTTATAAGGCTATATCAAAACAACGCAACGGAATAAATGATGAAATATTGAATAGACTGTTTAGAAGGCCCACCCCTGATTTTTCAAACGATTACTCTGAAATGTTTTATTAACATTGATAACTAGTGATCAACATAAGCATACTTTGACCCTCACATAACAACTTGTAGTGCTGGTTAAAGACATTCTAAATCACAGTCCAGTCTTGGTGATTCTCCTTGTGGTCTAAGGCCACAAGGAGAATAATTTATAGATTTATAAATgatgatttattcatttattatatTCACTCTGCTGTTTTGCTTTCTAGATGGGGTCCGTGGCTTCTAACCAAATATAATATacgcctgaaaaaaaaaaaaagtctaaatatACGTGATTGTGTTGTATGGTAACGCGGCTCACTTAAAAGATCACTAGTAAAAGTTACCTGTGATTATCTCGCGGCTTCTGACTTATCGCTTTGTCTTCACTGATTTTACTGCAGCTCTCTGTTATTGCAGTGATCACAACATTTAACAGACTTGTAGCGCTTACTTAGATGGAGATAcatatttgtctctgtgtgtgtgtgtgtgtgtgtgtgtgtgtgtgtgtgtgtgtgtgtgtgtgtgtgtgtgtgtgtgtaaatgacaAGTCTTTCTCACACGATAAAAGGTTATTAAGCTGCAAACACTTACACTTGTTTTAGAACTGATGCTTTTCATCCTGTACATGAGCTCTTTAGGCAACATTATAAAATTCAGGTTGCcttcttaaagacctcatagttcatagagcctggttctgctggaggtctcttcctgttaagatGGTTCTTCTTCCCCACCATAGTTCATAGTGGATAGTCTCATTTTAGGCCCTCTCTTTCCCTCTAATATTGTCTAAATGACAATACAAGACTTGTTTGTGAACTGGTGTTATATAACTAAAGCTGAACTGAAACGCACATTATTCTCACACTCATCAACCCACTCACTGATCCTTTATGCCCTGGGGCTGTCTTGTTATCCTGGGGTCGAGACTGCTATCAGAATATAAATGATATTCGTCACAGGCTAAATGTGACCACTCAAAACAACTTTGTATTGATTTGCAGTCACCCATCTGTGTAAGGGGAAAACATGGACCCACAGTGAGCCAACcaagaaaacaaagacactgGATTTAAGTACACGTCAAGAGTtgggtttttcctttaatttgtcatcgGTCCATATGTCACATCCTTGTAATTATGTTTGGAGCACTGAGAAGTTACTTTCATAGTGAACTGGTTTTGCCAGCCAACCCTGTGGATCACATTCCTGCGAGGCATACCAGCATGACGCAACCGTCAGAACATACCTCTAAACACATTTCCAACAAAAAACTGACAGCAAAAGCCACAAAACAATTGTCAGACGCACATGACATGAACCCTGTCATCTGAGTACAAGGATGCTACATTTTATGGACAGAATGTACAAGAGGCATTTCCACTGTCCTCACCAAGAATGTGTTGCACTTTCTTATAAACAGAATATATCTGTATTTGAAATAACAATCTGTTGCTGAAGAACAAGATCATTGATTCTAATCAGTTTTTCCCGCCTCGTGTAAATGTCAGCAGTCTAAGAACAACATAAACAAAGGCACAGAAACAGGGCAGCATAAAGTCAAAGTCAGCACATAAACACTCATTACCACGAGGACAACCTTGTGGTAACCAAAAAAGTACTTCCAGGAACAAAATTGTActtagaaaagtaaaaaaaatagcaaTGTCTTTAGTTTTAGTCTCTCTCAGTCTGACGTCAGAACAAACAGCCCAATAAGGCACTGCTGCGTGTGTATTATTTTGGACTAGGATTTATATGTGACTGTGAGTCATGTGTTTGTATTGTTGTATTGTGTTAATGTACTTCTGTGAGCTTCTTTAATCCTCCAGTCTGACAAGTGCGCTCCTTGTCACAATAAGACATTTCAAAAGTGCCACCAAACCGAATTAGACCTGCGacaacaacaaaatcaaaacaagcaCATCCTGCACTGGAAAACTAACCAAAACTAACCTGAATCGACAGGCAAAACcggaaaactaaagaaaaacaaaaactaatggaaaacacaaaagtGCAGGAGCAACTGCTGAGTGGGATATGAGCTTCATTTTGTGGCTAAAAACCCATTTGGCATTTCAGCTCTCCCACAAGACCATCCAGATAAAAATCAAAGTCtccatttctttttcaaacacATACATTTCCTGCTAACTTCCCATTTCAGACTCTGCTAATTGTTTAAAGGCCTGAGTCTTGACTCATGtcctatttttacatttttacatcaatTATCCACCATTTCCTCTACACgcaagacagaaaaagaaaaaaaaagccgtGTTTGTGGAGAAGAGTTGTAACCATGTGTTCTCAACCTACAGCCTCCTAGAGATGACTGCACTGGTCATTAAGACACAGTGCATTGTTCTCTCGCTCTGTACCACAGTTGATAGAAAGTGCTTTGATTAACCAAGACCAGACAAAACACATCACTGTGTCAATCATCAACTGGCTTTAAGTCATGCTGTGATATCATTGTAGTTTAAGTAACTGCTGCACTCATCCAAATAAATTAACTTTGCCTCTGATGTTTGGATTAAGGTGATAGAACAATTTGTTATGTTCGCGTCGTTACGCAACGCCCTTCTTCCAGAAGTCCTTAATACAAAAGACGTACAAGAGAAAATGCAGACACGCAAGATTTTGCCAAACCAGTTTCACGACCGGCTTGCAGCTTCCTGAgtttctgcttgttttgtttttcccatgCATACTCTCACCACCTAGGTTGAGCAAAATAATTTA of the Maylandia zebra isolate NMK-2024a linkage group LG10, Mzebra_GT3a, whole genome shotgun sequence genome contains:
- the zgc:100829 gene encoding uncharacterized protein zgc:100829 isoform X1 translates to MLQQILKDMYIDPEVLEALNEEQKKTLFLKMRQEQVRRWKEREEKLEREGGDAESKRAKPRKANNKSVSWQLGRDGDVAVVVIGEVDELSSKFICSGFGEKKTPSLQNNTSHQTILKDRKNTEPVKTERENLLSKTQPDVSLNLKQGKSEEASTLLPLPVSVSEHSPPTATAKLELKSANATEEKSVPQPSICSRPPTRANAVKTRPASANAAPDYVNTRPGLTNLRLATVVPYSSPGSAVKIDSGMTSSTKGSLQSKEPQKPQESPGGKDIRESEKLQKASSEEPWTSGSAPVCAGRGRVAQLMKTFSVDRATNPAQTPSRGIKPPLPTKPSHLRQTSTPTVR
- the zgc:100829 gene encoding uncharacterized protein zgc:100829 isoform X2, which produces MLQQILKDMYIDPEVLEALNEEQKKTLFLKMRQEQVRRWKEREEKLEREGGDAESKRAKPRKANNKSVSWQLGRDGDVAVVVIGEVDELSSKFICSGFGEKKTPSLQNNTSHQTILKDRKNTEPVKTERENLLSKTQPDVSLNLKGKSEEASTLLPLPVSVSEHSPPTATAKLELKSANATEEKSVPQPSICSRPPTRANAVKTRPASANAAPDYVNTRPGLTNLRLATVVPYSSPGSAVKIDSGMTSSTKGSLQSKEPQKPQESPGGKDIRESEKLQKASSEEPWTSGSAPVCAGRGRVAQLMKTFSVDRATNPAQTPSRGIKPPLPTKPSHLRQTSTPTVR